One window of Hylemonella gracilis genomic DNA carries:
- a CDS encoding TCR/Tet family MFS transporter, protein MNHSPLLVIYLCVALDAMGIGLVFPILPTLVRDVTQTANVAPFIGLMAALYAAMQFVFAPVLGALSDRLGRRPVMLLSLAGATINYLLLACAPCLGLLLLGRAIAGLTSANMSVATAYITDISPEATRARRFGLFNAMFGAGFIIGPVLGGALGDHWVRLPFLAAAALNAINFLLACLMLPESRHASPGSTRIDLGSLNPLRPLRWALSRKRLLPLILTFFILSTTGEAYGICWALWGADAFGWNGFWIGLSLGTFGVCQTLVQALLPGPASRWLGERRAVLTGIACACVALAAMAFLRQGWMVFAVMPLFALGSIGTPALQALASRQVHAELQGQFQGVLMSAVSLASIVAPLAFSTFYYGVQSHWPGAIWLLVVVVYAVAVPLVLLGTRTSGGPKTVAV, encoded by the coding sequence ATGAACCACAGTCCTCTCCTCGTTATCTACCTTTGCGTCGCGCTGGATGCCATGGGCATCGGCCTCGTCTTTCCCATCCTGCCAACGCTGGTGCGGGACGTCACTCAGACCGCCAACGTCGCGCCTTTCATCGGTCTCATGGCTGCGCTGTATGCGGCCATGCAGTTCGTCTTCGCGCCTGTGCTCGGCGCACTCAGCGACCGGCTGGGCCGGCGCCCCGTCATGCTGCTGTCGCTGGCCGGAGCCACCATCAACTACCTGCTGCTTGCGTGCGCTCCCTGCCTCGGGCTGCTTCTGCTCGGACGCGCCATCGCGGGCCTGACCAGCGCCAACATGTCGGTCGCCACCGCGTACATCACCGACATCTCGCCCGAAGCAACACGCGCCCGCCGTTTCGGTCTGTTCAATGCCATGTTCGGCGCGGGTTTCATCATCGGGCCAGTGCTGGGCGGTGCGCTCGGGGACCACTGGGTACGACTGCCCTTCCTCGCTGCGGCCGCGCTGAACGCCATCAATTTCCTGCTCGCCTGCCTCATGCTGCCGGAGTCGCGCCACGCCAGCCCCGGCTCGACACGCATCGACCTCGGCAGCCTCAATCCGCTGAGGCCGTTGCGCTGGGCACTGTCGCGAAAGCGCCTGCTGCCCCTTATCCTGACCTTCTTCATTCTGAGCACGACGGGCGAGGCCTATGGCATCTGCTGGGCCCTGTGGGGCGCGGATGCGTTTGGATGGAATGGCTTCTGGATCGGTCTGTCGCTCGGGACTTTTGGCGTCTGCCAGACCCTGGTGCAGGCCCTGCTCCCCGGACCGGCCAGCCGCTGGCTCGGCGAACGCCGCGCGGTGCTGACAGGCATCGCCTGCGCCTGTGTCGCGCTGGCGGCCATGGCCTTTCTCCGCCAGGGCTGGATGGTCTTTGCCGTCATGCCGCTCTTCGCGCTGGGCAGCATCGGCACACCAGCCTTGCAAGCGCTGGCAAGCCGCCAAGTCCATGCCGAACTGCAGGGCCAGTTTCAAGGCGTCTTGATGTCGGCCGTCAGCCTGGCCTCCATCGTCGCCCCGCTCGCGTTCTCGACCTTCTACTACGGCGTTCAGTCACACTGGCCCGGCGCCATCTGGCTGCTGGTGGTCGTGGTCTATGCCGTGGCGGTGCCACTGGTTCTGTTGGGCACGCGGACATCCGGAGGCCCCAAGACCGTCGCTGTTTAG
- a CDS encoding class IV adenylate cyclase gives MARNIEIKARMDDRAQVLTRLTPLATSGPTEIAQDDTFFRCTSGRLKLRDFGDGTGELIHYHRADEAGPKVSSYVRSPTAEPDTLRQALTLAHGQIGRVHKQRTLYLIGRTRVHLDRVVDLGNYLELEVVLADHEADASGTQEAQDIMAALGIAPTSLVQGAYLDLLAARR, from the coding sequence ATGGCACGCAATATTGAAATCAAGGCGCGGATGGACGATCGCGCCCAGGTCCTGACCCGCCTCACGCCTCTGGCCACCTCCGGCCCGACCGAGATCGCCCAGGACGACACCTTCTTCCGATGCACGTCGGGCCGACTGAAGCTGCGCGACTTCGGTGACGGCACGGGCGAACTCATCCACTACCACCGCGCGGACGAGGCGGGCCCCAAGGTGTCGTCCTACGTCCGTTCGCCGACGGCGGAGCCCGACACACTGCGGCAGGCCCTGACGCTGGCGCACGGCCAGATCGGCCGAGTACACAAGCAGCGCACGCTCTACCTCATCGGGCGCACGCGGGTGCACCTGGACCGGGTCGTCGACCTGGGCAATTACCTCGAACTGGAAGTCGTGCTCGCCGACCACGAAGCGGATGCATCCGGTACGCAGGAAGCGCAGGACATCATGGCGGCGCTGGGCATCGCGCCCACGTCGCTGGTGCAAGGCGCCTACCTGGACCTGCTGGCCGCAAGGCGCTGA